A genomic stretch from Thermomonospora umbrina includes:
- a CDS encoding ABC transporter substrate-binding protein, whose translation MASRSVRRRVVATAAVALTGVLGLSACGDDGGDTASDSKVPGVKLVEGGKLTTCTSLPYPPFQFPQGGKTVGFDVDLVDLVAKRLGVTQKIVDVKFDIIKSGAALNSGRCDIAAAGMTITDERKANLDFSVPYFPEAIALVTEKGSGVTTLDQVKAKGLQIGVQVGTTSLDEAKKKGLKPKEFDDAGKQLLALQSGQIDVALQDLPVVNDWLKKPDFASKYERTNQFVTGFSYGFAVKKGGNPELLKTVDETIKTAVKDGTWRRLYVQWIGSEPPAPPAAQ comes from the coding sequence GTGGCCTCTCGTTCTGTACGCCGCCGCGTGGTGGCGACCGCGGCCGTCGCCCTGACCGGGGTGCTGGGCCTGAGTGCGTGCGGTGACGACGGCGGCGACACCGCCTCCGACTCCAAGGTGCCGGGTGTCAAGCTGGTCGAGGGGGGCAAGCTGACGACCTGCACCAGCCTGCCGTACCCGCCGTTCCAGTTCCCCCAGGGAGGCAAGACCGTCGGCTTCGACGTCGACCTCGTCGACCTCGTGGCCAAGAGGTTGGGCGTCACCCAGAAGATCGTCGACGTCAAGTTCGACATCATCAAGAGCGGCGCCGCGTTGAACTCCGGTCGTTGCGACATCGCCGCGGCGGGTATGACGATCACCGATGAGCGCAAGGCCAACCTCGACTTCTCGGTGCCGTACTTCCCCGAGGCGATCGCGTTGGTGACCGAGAAGGGCTCGGGTGTCACCACGCTCGACCAGGTGAAGGCCAAGGGCCTGCAGATCGGCGTGCAGGTCGGCACCACCAGCCTGGACGAGGCCAAGAAGAAGGGCCTGAAGCCGAAGGAGTTCGACGACGCCGGCAAGCAGTTGCTCGCGCTCCAGTCCGGCCAGATCGACGTCGCCCTGCAGGACCTGCCGGTGGTCAACGACTGGTTGAAGAAGCCCGACTTCGCGAGCAAGTACGAGCGGACCAACCAGTTCGTCACCGGTTTCAGCTACGGCTTCGCCGTCAAGAAGGGCGGCAACCCCGAGCTGCTCAAGACGGTCGACGAGACCATCAAGACCGCCGTCAAGGACGGCACCTGGCGCAGGCTCTACGTCCAGTGGATCGGCTCCGAGCCGCCGGCGCCGCCGGCCGCCCAGTAG
- a CDS encoding amino acid ABC transporter permease: MQYAVFVVVLVVLVFVIDWPRVQETFLDFGETREMYPDLFTVALKNTVVYTLSAYVVGFSLGLIVALMRLSSLAVYRWVALIFVEIFRGLPALLTLLMIGFGLPIALGSPVPGGTTGAVALGLGLVAAAYMAETFRAGIQAVPKGQLEAARSLGMSHTRAMFSIVIPQALRIIIPPLTNELVLLFKDSSLVSALGIAAAGVELTKMGSDFAINTADSTPFVVAGASYLIITVPLGIVVRRLESRQAKAR, encoded by the coding sequence GTGCAGTACGCGGTCTTCGTCGTCGTACTGGTCGTGCTGGTGTTCGTCATCGACTGGCCCCGAGTCCAGGAGACCTTCCTGGACTTCGGCGAGACCCGGGAGATGTATCCCGATCTCTTCACGGTCGCGCTGAAGAACACCGTCGTCTACACCCTCAGCGCCTACGTCGTGGGCTTCAGCCTCGGCCTGATCGTGGCGCTGATGCGCCTGTCGTCGCTGGCCGTGTACCGGTGGGTCGCGCTGATCTTCGTGGAGATCTTCCGCGGCCTGCCGGCGCTGCTCACCCTGCTGATGATCGGCTTCGGTCTGCCCATCGCCCTCGGCTCGCCCGTTCCCGGCGGGACGACCGGCGCCGTCGCGCTCGGACTCGGGCTGGTGGCCGCGGCCTACATGGCCGAGACCTTCCGGGCCGGCATCCAGGCGGTGCCCAAGGGACAGTTGGAGGCCGCCCGTTCGCTGGGCATGTCGCACACCCGCGCGATGTTCTCCATCGTCATCCCGCAGGCGCTGCGCATCATCATCCCGCCGCTGACGAACGAACTGGTCCTGCTGTTCAAGGACTCCTCGCTGGTCTCCGCGCTCGGCATCGCCGCGGCCGGGGTCGAGCTGACCAAGATGGGCTCGGACTTCGCGATCAACACGGCCGACTCGACACCCTTCGTGGTCGCCGGGGCGTCCTATCTGATCATCACGGTGCCGCTGGGCATCGTGGTCCGGCGGCTGGAATCCCGACAGGCGAAGGCACGGTGA
- a CDS encoding amino acid ABC transporter ATP-binding protein, with translation MTPMVEICDLHKSFGSLQVLKGIDFRVDRGQVICVIGPSGSGKSTLLRCVNLLEQPTAGQVFVEGEELTHVDVDIDAARRRVGMVFQQFNLFPHLKVLDNVTIAQRRVLKRSKAEAERIARENLAKVGLDDKSDCYPAQLSGGQQQRVAIARALAMEPDLMLFDEPTSALDPELVGDVLTVMRRLAQEGMTMLVVTHEMAFARDVADRVVFMDGGVIVEEGPPEQVIGAPQQERTRSFLRRVLDPTHAQVGAANDHPEPEDTAAPPKPTGFQQG, from the coding sequence ATGACCCCCATGGTCGAGATCTGTGACCTGCACAAGTCCTTCGGTTCGCTCCAGGTGCTCAAGGGCATCGACTTCAGGGTGGACCGGGGCCAGGTCATCTGCGTCATCGGGCCGTCGGGCTCGGGCAAGTCCACGCTGCTGCGCTGCGTCAACCTGCTGGAGCAGCCCACCGCAGGGCAGGTCTTCGTCGAGGGCGAGGAGCTCACCCACGTCGACGTCGACATCGACGCGGCGCGCCGCCGGGTCGGGATGGTCTTCCAGCAGTTCAACCTGTTCCCGCACCTCAAGGTGCTGGACAACGTCACCATCGCCCAGCGCCGTGTCCTCAAGCGCTCCAAGGCCGAGGCGGAACGGATCGCGCGCGAGAACCTGGCGAAGGTCGGGCTCGACGACAAGTCCGACTGCTATCCGGCCCAGTTGTCCGGCGGTCAACAGCAGCGGGTGGCCATCGCCCGCGCGCTGGCGATGGAGCCGGACCTGATGCTGTTCGACGAGCCGACCTCGGCGCTCGACCCGGAACTGGTCGGGGACGTGCTCACCGTCATGCGCCGGCTCGCGCAGGAGGGCATGACCATGCTCGTGGTCACCCACGAGATGGCCTTCGCCCGCGACGTCGCCGACCGGGTGGTCTTCATGGACGGCGGCGTGATCGTCGAGGAGGGGCCGCCCGAGCAGGTCATCGGCGCGCCTCAACAGGAGCGCACCCGGTCGTTCCTGCGCCGGGTCCTCGACCCGACGCACGCCCAGGTGGGCGCGGCGAACGATCACCCGGAGCCGGAGGACACGGCGGCCCCGCCCAAGCCCACCGGTTTCCAGCAGGGCTGA